In Aureibaculum algae, the following are encoded in one genomic region:
- a CDS encoding PAS domain-containing sensor histidine kinase: MVIDELENNVILQSVFNASFEGILVIDADGMIHKANQAIETMFGYATNKLQEKNIEALIPETLKLKNEYSYTTNTLELKKKCFGKDFDVFGVKYDGTKFPIEININSVNIDGKQMLILFIIDISKNILEKYKITKQKLVTKEAQNKAILDTLPDLMILYDSDGNHLEIHAPKKNQLVAPYDEHIGKNIDTLLPKKVCHKIRKAFSNCKKTKETQFVEYSLIINGELKHLESRVVQTDDGDYLSIIRDITKSKNAEKIIKESEERKRLALEVGEFGSWDWNLITNRIVRDTYQSYLLGLKEHEKVITFESFLEKIYPEDRENVKLVVTDAIKNKKNYTIEYRIVHPDKSVHWLHEKGSLFTTIDGIPERVIGVTNDISERKKAEQKLIESEKELRNLTVQLEEKVAERTKELTSTVQKLVESNLSLGDQIQITQSAESKTLSSRILLSNIAQNFPKGFVVVVDSNLKIVFIEGEELDDLGFREIVKIGDTIGNVQIVPQEVSTKVKNHIVKTLKGEHCSFEVVFQDRSYMVNTTPLINIDKKIEEVLLVYNNISYQKEIEIEILNTLKKEKELSELKSRFISMASHEFRTPLSAILSSAILIEKLNAPGYEDRRLNYVSKIRASVKNLVVILNDFLSLSKLQEGKVVAEPVSFDFIEFSTSLIEEIEGIKKNGQTIILKHQKPSIEVFLDQKFLKHIVFNLLSNAIKYSQEHKEIIFNIATEKQRLLFEITDQGVGIPEEDQTNLFKRFFRAKNTTHIEGTGLGLNIVKSYIELMGGTISLKSDLNIGTTFYVELPLKNEKK, encoded by the coding sequence ATGGTTATAGATGAATTAGAAAACAATGTCATTTTACAAAGCGTTTTTAACGCTTCTTTTGAAGGTATTTTAGTGATAGATGCTGACGGAATGATTCATAAAGCAAATCAGGCTATTGAAACTATGTTTGGTTATGCCACGAATAAACTACAAGAGAAGAATATTGAAGCCCTAATACCAGAGACACTTAAGCTTAAAAATGAATATAGCTATACAACGAATACCTTAGAGCTCAAAAAAAAATGCTTCGGAAAAGATTTTGATGTGTTTGGTGTAAAGTATGATGGTACAAAATTTCCCATCGAAATAAATATAAATTCAGTAAACATCGATGGTAAACAAATGTTGATTCTTTTTATTATCGATATTTCTAAGAATATTCTAGAAAAGTATAAAATAACGAAACAAAAATTAGTAACAAAAGAAGCTCAAAATAAAGCCATTTTAGATACTTTACCTGATTTAATGATTCTTTATGATAGTGACGGGAATCACCTTGAAATACATGCCCCAAAAAAAAATCAACTTGTTGCTCCTTACGATGAACATATCGGCAAAAACATTGATACTTTACTTCCTAAAAAAGTTTGTCATAAAATAAGAAAAGCTTTTTCTAATTGTAAAAAAACTAAAGAGACACAATTTGTTGAATATTCTCTTATTATAAATGGTGAATTGAAACATTTAGAATCAAGGGTAGTTCAAACGGATGATGGTGATTATTTGTCTATTATTCGAGATATTACAAAAAGTAAAAATGCCGAAAAAATTATTAAAGAAAGTGAAGAACGAAAAAGGTTAGCCTTAGAAGTGGGCGAGTTTGGATCATGGGATTGGAATTTGATTACCAATAGAATAGTTAGAGATACTTACCAAAGTTATTTATTGGGTTTAAAAGAACATGAAAAAGTTATTACTTTCGAATCCTTTTTAGAGAAGATATATCCTGAAGACAGAGAAAATGTAAAATTAGTAGTGACAGATGCTATAAAGAATAAGAAAAATTACACCATAGAATATCGCATAGTACACCCCGATAAATCAGTGCATTGGTTACATGAAAAAGGAAGTCTATTTACAACCATAGATGGTATTCCTGAACGTGTAATTGGTGTTACTAATGATATTTCAGAACGAAAAAAAGCTGAACAAAAATTAATAGAAAGTGAAAAGGAACTGCGTAATCTGACTGTACAATTAGAAGAAAAAGTAGCAGAGCGTACCAAAGAACTTACCTCTACAGTTCAAAAATTAGTAGAGTCTAATTTAAGCCTAGGAGATCAAATACAGATAACCCAATCTGCCGAAAGCAAGACCTTATCGAGTAGAATTCTACTTTCTAACATTGCACAAAATTTTCCTAAGGGATTTGTTGTCGTAGTAGATTCTAATTTAAAAATTGTATTTATTGAAGGGGAAGAATTAGATGATTTAGGGTTTAGAGAAATCGTGAAAATAGGAGATACTATTGGAAATGTTCAAATAGTACCGCAAGAGGTAAGTACAAAAGTTAAAAATCATATTGTAAAAACCTTAAAAGGAGAACATTGTTCTTTTGAAGTTGTATTTCAAGATAGATCGTATATGGTCAATACCACACCACTTATTAATATTGATAAAAAAATAGAAGAAGTATTGTTAGTGTATAATAATATATCTTATCAAAAAGAAATTGAGATTGAGATATTAAATACATTAAAAAAAGAGAAGGAATTGAGTGAATTAAAATCACGATTTATTTCAATGGCCTCTCATGAATTCAGAACGCCTTTAAGTGCTATATTATCTTCTGCCATATTAATTGAAAAATTAAATGCTCCTGGCTATGAGGACAGAAGATTAAACTATGTATCTAAAATTAGGGCAAGTGTTAAAAATTTAGTTGTAATTCTTAATGATTTTCTATCCTTAAGTAAATTGCAAGAAGGTAAAGTAGTTGCTGAGCCTGTAAGCTTTGATTTTATAGAATTTTCAACTTCTTTAATTGAAGAAATTGAAGGTATTAAAAAGAATGGGCAAACCATTATCTTAAAGCATCAAAAACCAAGTATTGAAGTGTTTTTAGATCAAAAATTTTTGAAACATATTGTTTTTAATTTGTTATCTAATGCTATTAAATATTCTCAAGAACACAAGGAGATTATTTTTAATATAGCAACCGAAAAGCAACGTTTATTATTTGAAATTACAGATCAAGGGGTTGGGATCCCTGAAGAGGATCAAACGAATTTATTCAAACGTTTTTTTCGTGCCAAGAACACTACACATATTGAAGGAACTGGATTAGGACTGAATATCGTAAAGTCATATATAGAATTAATGGGAGGTACTATTAGCTTAAAAAGTGATTTAAATATTGGGACCACTTTTTATGTGGAGCTACCATTAAAAAATGAAAAAAAATGA
- a CDS encoding exonuclease domain-containing protein — MKYAIVDIETTGLGAKGNKITEISIFVHDGEQIIKEFTTLVNPESSISYKISGLTGITNEMVRKAPKFHEIAKDVIEYTEDCIFVAHNVNFDFNVIKHELQELGAEFKRKKLCTIRLARKLIPGQRSYSLGALCTSLGIHIKNRHRARGDAQATVILLEKLLALDSGLVFDSFLNNRSRQATLPPLLSKTVIDNLPNKPGVYYFKDDNNNVIYVGKAIDIKQRVLSHLYSKANKELKLCTETANITFELTGNELVALLLESHEIKRLYPKYNRAQKKNYASFGLTTYQDLSGIIHITYNRLKLISNPILKLYNQTECRTFLEEFCEAHELCPKYCSLQNITGGCFHYHIKTCKGVCRDLEEVESYNLRVKKALSSIEKLNSTFIIKEKGRTEEEEAVVLIKNGLYQGFTFVTEKEETTSILEYEQLIELKEDNSDTQRIVRRYLEKTNFKV; from the coding sequence TTGAAATATGCAATTGTCGATATAGAAACTACAGGGCTAGGAGCAAAGGGTAACAAAATTACTGAGATTTCCATTTTTGTTCATGATGGTGAGCAGATTATTAAAGAATTTACCACATTGGTTAACCCCGAGTCTTCAATAAGTTACAAAATATCTGGACTGACAGGTATTACAAACGAAATGGTTCGTAAGGCTCCCAAATTCCATGAAATAGCAAAAGATGTAATTGAGTATACCGAAGATTGCATATTTGTAGCACACAATGTCAATTTTGACTTTAATGTTATAAAGCACGAACTTCAAGAGCTTGGAGCAGAATTTAAAAGAAAGAAATTATGCACCATCCGTTTGGCGAGAAAATTAATACCAGGACAACGTTCCTATAGCCTAGGTGCTTTGTGTACAAGTTTAGGTATTCATATAAAAAACCGACATAGAGCCCGTGGAGATGCTCAAGCTACGGTTATTTTATTAGAAAAGTTACTAGCTTTAGATTCTGGTCTTGTGTTTGATTCCTTTTTAAATAATAGATCAAGACAAGCAACATTACCGCCATTGTTGTCAAAAACAGTCATTGATAACTTACCAAACAAACCAGGAGTTTATTATTTTAAAGATGACAACAACAACGTAATCTATGTAGGTAAAGCAATAGATATTAAACAACGTGTGTTAAGCCATTTATATAGCAAGGCCAATAAAGAATTGAAATTATGCACAGAAACGGCTAATATTACGTTTGAACTTACAGGTAATGAATTAGTAGCCTTGCTATTAGAATCTCATGAAATTAAAAGGTTATATCCAAAATATAATAGAGCACAAAAGAAAAATTATGCCAGTTTTGGTTTAACCACCTACCAAGATTTAAGCGGCATTATACATATAACTTACAATAGATTAAAACTAATTTCAAACCCAATTTTAAAGCTGTACAATCAAACGGAATGTCGAACTTTTTTAGAAGAATTCTGTGAAGCACATGAATTATGCCCAAAATACTGTAGTTTACAGAATATTACAGGCGGATGTTTTCATTACCATATAAAAACCTGTAAAGGCGTTTGTAGGGATTTGGAAGAAGTTGAGTCTTATAATTTAAGGGTTAAAAAAGCACTTTCAAGTATCGAAAAATTGAATAGTACTTTTATTATTAAAGAAAAAGGTAGAACAGAGGAGGAGGAAGCAGTAGTGCTTATTAAAAATGGATTGTACCAGGGGTTTACTTTTGTTACTGAGAAAGAGGAAACCACCTCCATATTAGAATATGAGCAATTAATAGAACTCAAAGAAGACAATAGCGATACTCAACGAATAGTTAGACGTTATTTAGAAAAAACGAATTTTAAAGTTTAA
- the ribA gene encoding GTP cyclohydrolase II codes for MVRKTSIIKGERVQLPTKYGHFELIPFQEKISGLEHIVLIKGNISTKDNVLTRIHSSCATGDIFGSLKCDCGEQLIASMKLIEKEGQGIIVYLQQEGRGIGLMNKIKAYKLQEQGMDTLEANVHLGFAPDEREYEVGADILNALGVHKIKLLTNNPDKINKLEQSGIKIVERIPIIINSNEFNKDYLSTKETQMGHQLSENDT; via the coding sequence ATGGTCAGAAAGACATCTATTATAAAAGGAGAAAGAGTTCAACTGCCAACCAAATATGGCCACTTTGAACTTATTCCATTTCAAGAAAAAATAAGTGGTCTAGAGCACATAGTGCTGATTAAAGGAAATATCTCAACGAAGGATAATGTACTAACGCGAATTCATTCTTCTTGTGCTACTGGAGATATATTTGGATCCTTAAAATGTGATTGTGGAGAACAACTCATCGCATCCATGAAATTAATTGAAAAGGAAGGACAGGGAATCATCGTCTATTTACAACAAGAAGGAAGGGGAATTGGTCTTATGAACAAGATTAAGGCTTATAAATTGCAAGAACAAGGTATGGATACTTTAGAAGCAAATGTACACCTGGGTTTTGCTCCAGACGAGCGAGAATATGAAGTAGGTGCCGATATTCTTAATGCCCTTGGAGTACATAAAATTAAACTCTTGACTAATAATCCTGATAAAATTAATAAATTAGAACAAAGTGGAATTAAGATTGTTGAACGTATTCCTATCATAATAAATTCAAATGAATTCAATAAAGATTATTTAAGCACTAAGGAAACCCAAATGGGCCATCAACTTAGTGAAAACGATACATAA
- a CDS encoding patatin-like phospholipase family protein codes for MNIGLVLSGGGARGAAHIGVIKALSEHKIHPSHISGTSAGAIVGALYAAGVDWSEMLNFFKTITLFNRHKYAYRKPGFIDTDKFYNSFKVYFKEDNFAALQKPLYITATDIVKGTLKIFNSGELIRVVLASASFPGVFTPMEIEGSYYVDGGTLNNFPVEPLKNDCDKIIGVFVNPLKKIEIENLKHSYNVVERAYKIKSVAESAAKFSDCDLIVKPEVLSDYSTFSMNNVQAIFEIGYASTIALLKENKLFIEN; via the coding sequence ATGAATATTGGCTTAGTATTATCTGGTGGAGGAGCAAGAGGAGCTGCACATATTGGTGTAATAAAAGCGTTGTCTGAACACAAAATTCACCCTTCTCACATTTCAGGTACAAGTGCTGGGGCTATCGTTGGTGCTTTATATGCGGCTGGTGTTGACTGGTCAGAAATGTTGAATTTCTTTAAAACCATTACTCTTTTTAATAGACATAAGTATGCCTATAGAAAACCGGGGTTTATCGATACCGATAAATTCTATAATTCTTTTAAAGTATATTTCAAGGAAGATAATTTTGCTGCGTTGCAAAAACCACTTTATATAACTGCTACCGATATCGTAAAAGGTACTTTAAAGATTTTTAATTCAGGAGAGTTGATTAGAGTCGTTTTAGCCTCTGCTTCTTTTCCTGGTGTTTTCACTCCTATGGAAATTGAAGGTTCTTATTATGTAGATGGTGGTACACTAAATAATTTTCCTGTAGAACCTTTAAAAAATGATTGTGATAAAATAATTGGGGTGTTTGTAAATCCATTAAAAAAAATTGAAATTGAAAATTTAAAACATTCCTATAATGTTGTGGAAAGAGCCTATAAAATAAAATCTGTTGCAGAGTCCGCCGCTAAATTTTCAGATTGCGATTTAATTGTAAAACCAGAGGTATTGAGCGATTACAGCACCTTTAGTATGAATAATGTCCAAGCTATTTTTGAAATTGGCTATGCCTCTACAATAGCGTTATTAAAAGAGAATAAATTGTTTATTGAAAATTAA
- a CDS encoding mechanosensitive ion channel family protein, translating to MENSISKFFGEESWLTYLVIIVASILLGLALRWLIFTFLKLGNQRKPTILKQQLLKHLKTPAKFLLPILFIYGFLLYLKLIPLWHKVVEALIIINFSWIVIASLNAVEEIVKQKFSIDTNHKTKDRKVLTQLRFIKSISIIIIITLACAAILWNFPAAKKLGTTILTSAGVIGIIVGVAAQKSIANLITGFQIAFTQPIKIDDEVVIEGEFGEVEDITLTYVVIKIWDKRRLVLPLSYFNDKPFVNWTFNSADVIGTVFLYVDYTFPVKELRAKLLDILKSNPLWDKKEANLLVTNSDVQSMELRAAFSAKNASDTWDLRCQIREELIDFIKKSYPNFLPQLRKMEMKKN from the coding sequence ATGGAAAATAGTATTTCAAAATTTTTTGGTGAAGAATCATGGCTTACCTATCTGGTAATAATAGTAGCTAGTATCCTTTTAGGTTTAGCACTAAGGTGGTTAATTTTCACATTTTTAAAACTTGGTAACCAACGTAAACCAACCATTTTAAAACAACAACTTCTAAAACATTTAAAAACACCTGCAAAGTTTCTATTGCCAATTTTATTTATATATGGTTTCCTTTTATATTTAAAACTAATTCCGCTGTGGCACAAGGTTGTTGAAGCTCTAATTATAATCAATTTTTCATGGATAGTAATTGCTTCATTAAATGCAGTTGAAGAAATTGTAAAACAAAAGTTTAGCATTGACACCAACCATAAAACGAAAGACCGAAAAGTATTAACACAACTCCGCTTTATAAAAAGTATTTCCATTATAATAATTATTACACTGGCCTGTGCTGCCATTTTGTGGAATTTCCCTGCTGCCAAAAAATTAGGCACCACCATATTAACATCTGCTGGTGTTATTGGTATTATTGTAGGTGTAGCCGCACAAAAATCAATCGCAAACTTAATTACCGGGTTTCAAATTGCTTTTACCCAACCGATTAAAATTGATGATGAAGTTGTTATTGAAGGAGAGTTTGGTGAAGTAGAAGACATTACACTTACCTATGTGGTTATAAAAATATGGGACAAACGCAGATTGGTATTACCTTTAAGTTACTTTAATGATAAACCGTTTGTTAACTGGACCTTTAACTCAGCTGACGTTATCGGAACCGTTTTCCTATATGTTGATTATACGTTTCCAGTAAAAGAATTAAGAGCAAAATTATTGGATATTTTAAAAAGTAATCCTTTATGGGACAAAAAAGAGGCCAACTTGTTAGTAACAAATTCTGATGTTCAATCAATGGAATTGAGAGCAGCATTCAGTGCCAAAAACGCTTCTGACACTTGGGATTTACGATGTCAGATTAGAGAAGAATTAATTGATTTTATTAAAAAATCGTATCCAAATTTTTTACCACAATTACGAAAAATGGAAATGAAAAAAAATTAA
- a CDS encoding response regulator, translating into MKKILLIEDNQNVRENIADILELENYIVSTAENGKIGVVKANQFMPDIILCDIMMPELDGYGVFESLSKNAKTAGIPFIFLTAKAEKADMRKGMNLGADDYLTKPFEEDELLGAIKSRLKKNAFLKRKFSNNIEGVNEFLKEASKYLDLQDLSKDRSLKLYKNKEVIFTEGDAAHRMFFIHSGTVKTYRSTETGKEFVTGLYRDGDFIGQLSLLGDNRTYIESATVLEDAEICEIPKTDFTKLLYDNKDVSNKFISMISNNMIHLQEQLVDMAFATVRQKAAKTLLELDAKGMIKDQEHKGISIPREDFAGLIGTATETAIRMLTEFKNEGLIGVESGRRLVILNKETLKEVAEFG; encoded by the coding sequence ATGAAAAAAATACTCTTAATAGAAGACAATCAAAATGTTCGTGAAAATATAGCCGACATATTAGAACTGGAAAATTATATAGTTAGCACTGCCGAAAACGGAAAAATTGGGGTTGTAAAGGCGAATCAATTTATGCCAGATATCATTTTATGTGATATTATGATGCCAGAATTGGATGGATATGGAGTTTTTGAAAGTTTGAGTAAAAACGCGAAAACGGCAGGTATTCCATTTATATTTTTAACAGCAAAAGCCGAAAAAGCGGATATGCGAAAAGGTATGAATTTAGGAGCTGATGACTATTTAACAAAGCCTTTTGAAGAAGATGAGCTGTTAGGTGCTATAAAAAGTCGTTTAAAAAAGAATGCCTTTTTGAAAAGAAAATTTTCTAACAATATTGAGGGTGTAAACGAGTTTCTAAAAGAAGCATCAAAATATTTAGATTTACAAGATCTTTCTAAAGACAGAAGCCTTAAACTTTATAAAAATAAAGAAGTAATTTTTACTGAAGGAGATGCGGCACATCGAATGTTTTTTATTCATAGTGGTACTGTAAAAACCTATAGATCTACAGAAACAGGGAAAGAATTTGTAACAGGTTTATATAGAGATGGAGATTTTATTGGTCAACTATCTCTTTTAGGTGACAATAGAACCTATATAGAATCGGCGACTGTTTTAGAAGATGCTGAAATTTGTGAAATACCCAAAACAGATTTTACAAAACTATTATATGATAATAAAGACGTTTCTAATAAGTTTATTAGTATGATCTCTAATAATATGATTCATTTACAAGAGCAACTAGTAGATATGGCTTTTGCTACTGTACGTCAAAAAGCAGCGAAAACATTACTTGAACTTGATGCAAAAGGAATGATTAAAGATCAAGAACATAAAGGTATCAGTATACCTAGAGAAGATTTTGCAGGACTCATAGGAACAGCTACAGAAACAGCCATTAGAATGTTAACCGAATTCAAAAACGAAGGATTAATTGGGGTAGAGTCTGGTAGAAGACTCGTAATCTTAAATAAAGAAACTCTAAAAGAAGTAGCGGAATTTGGATAA
- a CDS encoding DUF5320 domain-containing protein — MPNLDQKGPGGLGPKTGKKLGRCKKNYLETKSIEENYFFNKKGLSNSTPTENRQNSIKKNE, encoded by the coding sequence ATGCCAAATTTAGATCAAAAAGGTCCGGGTGGTTTAGGCCCAAAAACAGGTAAAAAACTTGGGAGATGTAAAAAAAATTACCTGGAAACAAAAAGTATTGAAGAAAATTATTTTTTTAATAAGAAAGGGTTAAGTAATTCAACCCCAACAGAAAATCGACAAAATAGCATTAAAAAAAACGAATAG
- a CDS encoding alpha/beta fold hydrolase codes for MKPKTNYTKSGDFNIAYQVIGEGSIDILYIPGWVSNIDMMWAEPRLAAFLTRLSLFSRLIIFDKRGTGLSDRSDEYSTMEERMDDINAVLDATNSKKAFLFSHSEGGSVSLLFSLNYPQKTIGVIGFGIFAKRRYSKDYPWAPTDEEREISNKAIEDNWAHGNLDGLKLLVPSLAHDSAFLDWLASYLRSGGSPKAALILHKQSVKIDVTGILGSIKVPTLLLFRKEDLDILVEEGRYLAEHIPNSQLVELNGKDHLFWTGDTYLILAEIEEFVTGIRPNKSEFQSTKQKSSKTGIDLGIVMSENFLYNLKVEEFAKLCGRSLSAFKRDFKNTFNTTPFRWLKAKRLEYAKTLLLESDLNVNQICYESGFKNNSHFIQSFKEKFKFTPNQYKSKSISKIHS; via the coding sequence ATGAAACCCAAAACTAACTATACTAAAAGTGGTGATTTTAATATTGCTTATCAAGTGATAGGTGAAGGATCAATCGACATTTTATACATTCCTGGTTGGGTTTCAAATATTGATATGATGTGGGCTGAACCAAGGCTTGCTGCTTTTTTAACAAGGCTTTCTTTATTCTCTAGATTGATTATCTTCGATAAAAGAGGAACAGGACTTTCAGATCGTTCCGATGAATATTCCACTATGGAAGAACGAATGGATGATATCAATGCCGTTTTAGATGCTACGAATTCAAAAAAGGCATTTTTATTTAGCCATTCCGAAGGAGGCTCAGTTAGTCTTTTATTTTCTTTAAATTATCCTCAAAAAACCATAGGAGTTATTGGTTTTGGAATATTTGCCAAACGCAGATATTCCAAAGATTATCCTTGGGCTCCAACAGATGAAGAACGTGAAATTTCAAATAAAGCAATTGAAGACAATTGGGCACATGGAAATCTTGATGGACTAAAGTTATTAGTTCCATCATTAGCACATGATAGTGCTTTTTTGGATTGGCTGGCTAGTTATTTACGTTCCGGTGGAAGCCCAAAAGCTGCATTAATTTTACATAAGCAGTCTGTAAAAATTGATGTGACTGGAATTTTGGGTTCAATTAAAGTTCCAACACTTCTTCTATTTAGAAAAGAGGATTTAGATATACTTGTTGAAGAAGGCAGATATCTGGCAGAACACATTCCAAATTCCCAATTAGTTGAACTTAATGGTAAAGACCATCTTTTCTGGACAGGTGACACATATTTAATTTTAGCAGAAATAGAAGAATTTGTTACAGGTATACGTCCAAATAAATCAGAGTTTCAAAGTACAAAGCAAAAAAGTAGCAAAACAGGGATAGATCTAGGAATTGTAATGTCAGAAAATTTTTTATATAATTTAAAAGTTGAAGAATTCGCCAAATTATGTGGCCGAAGCTTATCAGCGTTTAAAAGAGATTTCAAAAATACATTTAACACGACACCTTTTAGATGGCTTAAGGCGAAGCGTCTAGAATACGCTAAAACACTTTTACTTGAAAGCGATTTAAACGTAAACCAAATATGTTATGAGAGTGGGTTTAAAAACAACTCTCATTTTATTCAATCATTTAAAGAAAAATTCAAGTTCACTCCTAATCAATACAAATCGAAATCTATATCGAAGATTCATTCATGA
- a CDS encoding DUF134 domain-containing protein: MARPEKNRKILQPPIMKGFKPYGIPRCKLKTVQLTLEEYESIRLVNYKMLQQKEAAVLMEISRPTLTRIYNKALKTITKAFVEGKAIEIEGGNYELDKEWYRCKNCNNLVEGEKDKVMCTSKDKFCSREHKI; encoded by the coding sequence ATGGCAAGACCTGAAAAAAACAGAAAAATTTTACAACCTCCAATTATGAAAGGTTTTAAGCCTTATGGAATTCCTCGTTGCAAACTTAAAACAGTGCAACTTACACTTGAAGAGTACGAAAGTATACGCTTGGTTAATTATAAAATGCTTCAACAAAAGGAAGCTGCCGTATTGATGGAAATTTCTAGACCTACACTTACTCGAATTTATAACAAGGCATTAAAAACCATTACTAAAGCATTTGTTGAGGGAAAAGCAATTGAAATTGAAGGTGGAAATTATGAACTAGACAAAGAATGGTATCGATGTAAAAACTGCAACAACTTAGTTGAAGGCGAAAAAGATAAGGTCATGTGTACATCAAAGGATAAATTTTGTAGTAGAGAACATAAAATTTAA
- the mddA gene encoding methanethiol S-methyltransferase, with amino-acid sequence MKKSIIFIYGIVAYCIFLVAFLYAIGFVGNFFVPKTIDSGVEPTLLKAILTNTILLSVFAIQHSVMARPKFKKWFTSIFSPAMERSTYILLSSLALLLIYWQWQPITILVWKIENDILSIILMGIFFAGWLIVLLSTFMINHFELFGLAQIYNNLKNKKTPNPKFQTNYLYKLVRHPIMLGFLIAFWATPTMTVGHLFFTLITTIYIFIAVKYLEEKDLRKYIGEAYETYQNEVPMIIPFTKK; translated from the coding sequence ATGAAAAAATCAATCATCTTTATATATGGAATAGTAGCCTATTGTATTTTTCTAGTTGCTTTTTTATATGCCATAGGCTTTGTTGGTAATTTTTTTGTTCCGAAAACAATAGATTCCGGTGTTGAGCCAACTTTGCTTAAAGCGATTCTAACCAATACAATTCTATTAAGTGTATTTGCAATACAACATAGTGTTATGGCAAGACCTAAATTTAAAAAATGGTTTACATCCATCTTTAGTCCCGCCATGGAACGGAGTACTTATATTTTACTCTCAAGTTTGGCATTGCTATTAATTTATTGGCAATGGCAACCTATCACAATACTAGTTTGGAAAATCGAAAATGATATTTTATCTATTATTTTAATGGGAATATTTTTTGCAGGATGGCTTATAGTTCTTCTATCAACATTTATGATTAATCATTTTGAACTTTTTGGTTTAGCTCAAATTTATAACAACCTTAAAAACAAAAAAACTCCAAATCCAAAATTTCAAACAAACTATTTATATAAATTGGTAAGACATCCAATTATGTTAGGATTTCTAATTGCCTTTTGGGCAACTCCGACAATGACTGTTGGGCATTTATTCTTTACACTAATAACAACCATCTATATTTTTATAGCGGTAAAATATTTAGAAGAAAAAGACCTAAGAAAGTATATTGGTGAAGCATATGAAACGTACCAAAATGAAGTTCCAATGATAATTCCCTTTACAAAAAAATAA
- a CDS encoding NifB/NifX family molybdenum-iron cluster-binding protein encodes MKKVAIPIGKNNQIEDHFGHCKFYNIYTLSEDNRITNVEELASKKGCGCNSNIGSVLAKKGVQVMIAGGIGTGAFTVLNSLGINVIRGCSGNVDTLMKEYTSNLLTDGGETCGHTHHKKHQCNHS; translated from the coding sequence ATGAAAAAAGTAGCCATACCCATAGGTAAAAACAATCAAATTGAAGATCATTTCGGACATTGTAAGTTTTATAATATTTATACCCTTTCTGAAGATAACCGTATAACTAATGTGGAAGAATTAGCTTCTAAAAAAGGCTGTGGTTGCAATTCTAATATAGGAAGTGTATTAGCAAAAAAAGGCGTTCAAGTAATGATTGCTGGGGGTATAGGAACGGGAGCCTTTACTGTTTTAAATAGTTTAGGCATTAATGTAATTAGAGGTTGTTCTGGTAATGTAGATACACTAATGAAGGAGTATACCAGTAACTTACTAACTGATGGTGGAGAAACATGTGGACATACTCACCATAAAAAACACCAATGCAATCACTCATAA
- a CDS encoding tRNA (cytidine(34)-2'-O)-methyltransferase gives MGFNIVLIEPEIPMNTGNIGRLSLASGSTLHLVKPFGFELNDKRVKRAGLDYWKHISLFIYESIDEFFSIHKGKHFAFLSSHGTQDYCAIDYKDDMFLVFGKESVGLPKNIVAENPNSVFTIPLFSPHIRSLNLANSVSIVVYEGIRNIRTL, from the coding sequence ATGGGATTTAATATTGTATTAATTGAACCAGAGATACCTATGAATACAGGAAATATTGGTCGATTAAGTTTGGCATCAGGATCAACGTTGCATCTCGTAAAACCATTTGGCTTCGAATTAAATGATAAGAGAGTGAAAAGAGCAGGGCTGGACTATTGGAAGCATATTTCGCTCTTTATTTATGAAAGTATTGATGAGTTTTTCTCAATACATAAAGGTAAGCATTTTGCCTTCCTTTCGAGTCATGGTACTCAAGATTACTGTGCTATAGACTACAAAGACGACATGTTTCTGGTTTTTGGAAAAGAATCCGTTGGTTTGCCTAAAAATATAGTGGCAGAAAATCCCAATTCAGTATTTACTATTCCCTTATTTAGCCCTCATATTCGGAGTTTAAACCTAGCCAATTCTGTTAGTATAGTGGTTTATGAAGGGATTCGAAACATAAGAACACTTTAG